In Lujinxingia sediminis, a single genomic region encodes these proteins:
- a CDS encoding serine/threonine-protein kinase, which produces MSSPHRRLQQLIRQGDLLVGRYRIGRRVGAGAYGMIFSAVDEITTERVAIKAIPPADSQSSETAIGRFQREMKVVRALVHANIISLYDFGRTDDGLIFMVLEYVDGETLDKVAHASPLSLEVASDVTRQIAMALEVAHNAGVIHRDLKPANVMLTPTRYGGYRVKVLDFGMAKVLSRLEDESIVDLTREGIAVGTPRYIAPEQARGLPVGPAADMYAVGLLFYEMLAGEQAVRASSVEDAISAHVSRKPLELARLSEIDPRAHGVLRALLEKDPERRLHSAAALLSALDRLERDQEVVPALNISDVRDGALGEQVDILASVDPDEFKRKRSAGEVVGGLFGRGDALELDYDAYREHAPRERDPVARRRQLRFDRFLRLPRSTAEWAEVWLSLIAFPMAFLMIGAQASELDHLLRLGVSVSPFVLALVWSLASPSSDWSGSLGRLTWLLSLVGAGVAHALGPADLAGAMARDPAWFARGIDHLAVVQWVGGVATWFSHHWSTLVQSLLQSASR; this is translated from the coding sequence ATGAGCAGCCCGCATCGACGACTGCAACAACTTATCCGCCAGGGCGATCTTCTGGTGGGACGCTATCGCATTGGTCGCCGTGTGGGAGCGGGGGCCTATGGGATGATCTTCAGCGCGGTTGACGAGATCACCACCGAACGTGTGGCCATTAAGGCGATTCCTCCGGCCGATAGTCAGAGCTCGGAGACGGCCATCGGGCGTTTTCAGCGCGAGATGAAGGTGGTGCGCGCGCTGGTGCATGCCAACATCATCTCGCTCTATGACTTTGGGCGCACAGACGATGGCCTGATTTTCATGGTGCTGGAGTACGTCGATGGCGAGACGCTCGATAAGGTTGCGCACGCCTCGCCACTCTCGCTGGAGGTGGCCTCCGATGTGACCCGTCAGATCGCGATGGCGCTGGAGGTAGCCCACAATGCCGGGGTGATTCACCGCGACCTAAAGCCGGCAAACGTGATGCTGACGCCCACGCGCTACGGCGGCTACCGTGTCAAGGTGCTGGATTTTGGCATGGCCAAGGTGCTCTCGCGTCTGGAAGATGAATCGATCGTCGATCTGACGCGCGAGGGCATCGCGGTGGGAACGCCGCGCTACATTGCCCCCGAGCAGGCTCGCGGGCTACCGGTCGGACCGGCAGCAGATATGTACGCGGTGGGCCTGCTCTTCTACGAGATGCTCGCCGGTGAGCAAGCCGTGCGCGCGTCGAGCGTGGAGGACGCCATCAGCGCGCATGTCTCCCGAAAGCCTCTGGAGCTGGCGCGCCTGAGTGAGATTGACCCTCGAGCGCACGGGGTGCTTCGAGCGTTACTTGAAAAAGATCCCGAGCGACGGCTTCACAGCGCCGCGGCGTTGCTCAGCGCGCTCGACCGACTGGAGCGCGATCAGGAGGTCGTCCCCGCGCTCAACATCTCGGACGTTCGGGATGGGGCGCTGGGTGAGCAAGTCGATATCCTGGCCAGCGTCGACCCTGATGAGTTTAAACGAAAGCGCAGCGCTGGCGAAGTTGTCGGCGGTCTGTTCGGGCGTGGCGACGCGTTGGAGCTGGATTATGACGCCTACCGTGAGCACGCCCCCCGTGAGCGCGACCCGGTGGCACGCCGCCGCCAGCTGCGCTTTGACCGCTTCCTGAGATTGCCGCGCTCGACTGCGGAATGGGCCGAGGTGTGGTTGAGCCTCATCGCCTTCCCGATGGCCTTTTTGATGATTGGGGCTCAGGCCAGTGAGCTCGACCACCTGTTGCGACTGGGGGTTTCGGTGAGCCCCTTTGTGCTCGCGCTGGTGTGGTCACTGGCCTCGCCATCGAGCGACTGGTCGGGCTCGCTGGGGCGGTTGACCTGGCTTTTAAGCCTGGTCGGTGCCGGGGTAGCCCATGCGCTGGGCCCGGCGGACCTGGCCGGCGCCATGGCGCGCGATCCGGCCTGGTTTGCGCGCGGCATCGACCACCTGGCAGTGGTGCAGTGGGTGGGGGGCGTTGCCACCTGGTTCTCGCATCACTGGTCTACGCTTGTGCAGAGTTTGCTTCAAAGCGCATCTCGCTGA
- a CDS encoding peptidylprolyl isomerase encodes MLFEKRRLIGLALVAALGGGVVACDSSSTKDEAAPNAEAELAEEEKAEGEAVAEEGADAIPSPEDIPLEELPFHATGPVAKVNGKDVGHETFNEMVRHRAARLPEKVPAQMLEMLKSQTVDLAIDHYLVESTLDEAKVVATEGDVEKLFNEFRERFPNDAMFRGYLQQMGIEEASLRENMARDARLENYLADKYDLEVPAEEVETYYNEHTDRFTRPDEVRARHILIKVERGADDEAVATARAKAEEVLAMAKADGADFEALAKEHSEGPTAPRGGDLGFFGKDRMVPEFSEVAFTMNAGDVSDLVRTQFGFHIIEVVEKREAATAPLTEVAEAISVELRHQRRTQLFQRMLTELREAATIERLDDNITVNETMAAAPSEMAPGMPQMNLPGQVAPQQQGQKALPGQQQGSRQLKLDPSLQP; translated from the coding sequence ATGCTCTTTGAGAAACGCCGACTGATCGGGCTCGCGCTCGTTGCTGCTCTGGGAGGCGGCGTCGTCGCCTGCGATTCCTCCTCCACCAAAGACGAGGCTGCGCCCAACGCCGAGGCCGAGCTCGCCGAGGAGGAAAAGGCCGAAGGTGAAGCTGTCGCCGAGGAAGGTGCCGACGCCATCCCCTCGCCAGAGGACATTCCCCTTGAGGAGTTGCCCTTCCACGCCACCGGCCCCGTTGCCAAAGTCAACGGCAAGGATGTTGGTCATGAGACGTTTAACGAGATGGTTCGCCATCGCGCCGCGCGTCTTCCCGAGAAGGTTCCCGCGCAGATGCTCGAGATGCTCAAGTCGCAGACCGTCGACCTGGCCATCGACCACTACCTGGTCGAGAGCACCCTGGATGAGGCCAAGGTCGTCGCGACCGAAGGCGACGTCGAAAAGCTCTTCAATGAGTTTCGCGAGCGCTTCCCCAACGACGCGATGTTCCGCGGCTACCTCCAGCAGATGGGAATTGAGGAAGCTTCGCTGCGTGAGAATATGGCGCGTGACGCCCGCCTGGAGAACTACCTGGCGGATAAGTACGACCTGGAAGTCCCGGCCGAAGAGGTCGAGACCTACTACAACGAGCATACCGACCGCTTTACTCGCCCCGATGAGGTTCGCGCGCGTCATATCCTGATCAAGGTGGAGCGCGGCGCTGACGATGAGGCCGTGGCCACCGCGCGCGCCAAAGCCGAAGAGGTGCTCGCCATGGCCAAGGCCGATGGTGCTGACTTTGAGGCGCTGGCCAAAGAGCACTCCGAAGGCCCCACCGCCCCGCGCGGTGGTGATCTCGGGTTCTTCGGCAAAGATCGCATGGTCCCGGAGTTCTCCGAAGTCGCCTTTACGATGAACGCCGGTGACGTTTCGGATCTGGTGCGTACGCAGTTCGGCTTCCACATCATCGAGGTCGTGGAGAAGCGTGAAGCCGCCACCGCGCCCCTGACCGAAGTCGCCGAGGCCATCTCGGTGGAGCTTCGTCACCAGCGCCGCACCCAGCTCTTCCAGCGCATGCTGACCGAGCTTCGTGAAGCGGCCACCATTGAGCGTCTCGATGATAACATCACGGTCAACGAGACGATGGCTGCCGCGCCCTCCGAGATGGCTCCGGGCATGCCGCAGATGAACCTGCCCGGCCAGGTGGCTCCGCAGCAGCAGGGTCAGAAGGCGCTCCCCGGTCAGCAGCAGGGAAGCCGTCAGCTTAAGCTCGACCCGAGCCTGCAGCCCTGA
- a CDS encoding serine/threonine protein kinase, translating into MSHPEAETRAFRELRAGVLFEGKYRIMRPLGEGSFATVVHARHEVMDRDVALKFLRPEVMAAHPEVAERFITEVRVASRLKDPHTVAIFDFGTTSDSIPYMVLEYVDGRTLDEVIEARGALGKRRSMECCLQILASLEEAHAHHVIHRDLKPANLMVGRTARGGWTVKVLDFGVAKLVERAGETIQTSSGRQSTQFIGTPRYMSPEQILGQKVSASSDLYSLGLIFFEMCTGRACIAETSVAKVARFHLAEEPLPLHGIEELPEALQAIIHRATARHPQARYASAREFREELEAILQGRARGGSSYPSLPQTPALKSEPSEASADVFSGKGYVPLPEDSESEASSAAQRTPSGNMRRTTGMRRTTGVRGISSASSTPPPQRTVSQSGSLSVGELDLDLHSVARQQHQLAARQTPSVDDLRQSQDRAASHAHWRLTLASSLGLVLVAALSFALVSAAATPLGGATRAVVGVLPFLLAFLWVAFSNTLHFPDVTRRWLLPWLRRTSAASAVGLVVIGLVFPAAAAAALRNEALWFLGEQVSGAPLFLRLTIGSLAGALAGLYELMAGLIPWA; encoded by the coding sequence ATGTCCCACCCAGAAGCTGAGACCCGGGCGTTTCGTGAGCTGCGCGCCGGGGTTCTCTTTGAAGGAAAATACCGCATTATGCGGCCGCTGGGGGAGGGGAGCTTTGCCACCGTGGTGCATGCGCGTCATGAGGTGATGGACCGTGATGTGGCGCTGAAGTTTTTGCGTCCCGAAGTGATGGCGGCTCACCCCGAGGTGGCCGAGCGTTTTATCACCGAGGTGCGCGTGGCCAGCCGCCTCAAAGACCCGCATACGGTGGCGATCTTCGACTTCGGGACCACCTCCGATAGCATCCCCTACATGGTGCTGGAGTACGTCGATGGGCGTACCCTCGATGAGGTTATTGAAGCGCGGGGGGCGTTGGGCAAGCGCCGATCCATGGAGTGTTGCCTGCAGATCCTGGCAAGTCTGGAGGAGGCCCACGCCCATCATGTGATTCACCGCGACTTGAAGCCGGCCAACCTGATGGTGGGGCGCACCGCCCGGGGGGGCTGGACCGTTAAAGTGCTGGACTTCGGGGTGGCCAAGCTGGTGGAGCGCGCCGGGGAGACGATTCAGACGAGCTCCGGGCGTCAGTCCACACAGTTTATCGGGACGCCGCGTTATATGAGTCCTGAGCAGATCCTGGGTCAGAAGGTCAGCGCCTCAAGCGACCTGTACAGTCTGGGGCTGATCTTTTTCGAGATGTGCACCGGCCGGGCGTGTATCGCCGAGACGAGTGTGGCGAAGGTGGCGCGCTTTCACCTGGCGGAGGAGCCGCTTCCGCTCCATGGCATTGAGGAACTGCCGGAGGCGCTTCAGGCCATCATTCACCGGGCGACGGCGCGTCACCCGCAGGCGCGTTACGCTTCGGCCCGGGAGTTTCGCGAAGAGCTGGAGGCGATCCTCCAGGGGCGAGCGCGCGGAGGCTCATCGTACCCCTCGCTCCCGCAGACGCCCGCATTGAAGTCGGAGCCTTCCGAGGCCTCCGCCGATGTGTTTTCTGGCAAGGGGTACGTGCCGCTCCCGGAAGATTCCGAGTCGGAGGCGTCCTCCGCAGCGCAGCGAACGCCCTCGGGCAACATGCGCCGAACCACCGGGATGCGCCGAACCACCGGCGTACGCGGGATCAGCAGCGCGAGCAGCACCCCGCCTCCCCAGCGCACCGTCTCACAGTCGGGAAGTCTTTCGGTCGGAGAGCTTGATCTGGACCTTCACTCGGTCGCACGTCAGCAGCATCAGCTCGCAGCGCGGCAAACGCCCAGTGTGGATGATCTTCGCCAGAGTCAGGACCGAGCCGCCAGTCACGCGCACTGGCGGCTGACGTTGGCGAGCAGCCTGGGGCTCGTGCTTGTCGCTGCGCTCTCCTTTGCATTGGTCTCCGCAGCGGCCACTCCCCTGGGAGGCGCCACACGTGCGGTGGTCGGTGTGTTGCCTTTTCTTCTGGCCTTTCTGTGGGTAGCCTTCTCCAACACGTTGCACTTTCCCGATGTGACCCGGCGATGGCTTCTGCCCTGGCTCAGGCGTACGTCGGCGGCAAGTGCGGTGGGGCTGGTGGTGATTGGCCTTGTATTTCCAGCCGCCGCTGCCGCCGCGCTACGCAATGAGGCGCTGTGGTTTCTGGGAGAGCAGGTCAGCGGCGCGCCCCTTTTTCTGCGTTTGACGATTGGCTCGCTGGCCGGTGCGTTGGCCGGGCTCTATGAGCTGATGGCTGGCCTGATTCCCTGGGCCTGA
- the groL gene encoding chaperonin GroEL (60 kDa chaperone family; promotes refolding of misfolded polypeptides especially under stressful conditions; forms two stacked rings of heptamers to form a barrel-shaped 14mer; ends can be capped by GroES; misfolded proteins enter the barrel where they are refolded when GroES binds) — translation MAKEIIFDTRARQRILNGVNTLANAVRVTLGPKGRNVVIEKSFGAPLITKDGVTVAKEIELEDKFEDMGAKMVKEVASKTSDTAGDGTTTATVLAQAILREGTKLVTAGHNPMEIKRGIDKAVAVVVEELHKMATETSERGQIAQVGTISANNDDSIGNLIAEAMEKVGKEGVITVEEAKGLEDELEFVEGMQFDRGYLSPYFVTDAERMEATFDNPFILLFDKKVSSMKDLLPLLEQVHGQGNRPLLIIAEDIDGEALATLVVNKLRGVLNVAAVKAPGFGDRRKAMLEDIAILTGGNVISEERGMKLEAATLQDLGTAGTVTITKDSTTIVGGQGTKDAITGRVNQIKAQIESTTSDYDREKLQERLAKLVGGVAVIKVGAQTEIEMKEKKARVEDALNATRAAVEEGIVPGGGVAVLRASKVLDGLELEREQAFGVDIVRRAAQEPIRQISANAGVEGSIVIQNVLSKDGNYGYNARTDVYEDLVQAGVIDPVKVTRTALQNAASIAGLMLTTEAMIAEKPKAGDDDAGAAGMGGMGGMGGMGGMGMM, via the coding sequence ATGGCCAAAGAGATCATTTTTGATACCCGCGCGCGCCAGCGCATCCTCAACGGGGTTAACACCCTTGCCAATGCTGTGCGCGTGACCCTGGGGCCGAAGGGCCGCAACGTGGTCATCGAGAAGAGCTTCGGCGCTCCGCTCATCACCAAAGACGGCGTGACCGTCGCCAAGGAGATCGAACTCGAGGACAAGTTCGAAGACATGGGCGCCAAGATGGTCAAAGAGGTCGCCTCCAAGACCTCCGACACCGCCGGTGACGGTACCACCACGGCGACTGTGCTGGCCCAGGCCATCCTGCGCGAAGGCACCAAACTTGTGACCGCCGGTCACAACCCGATGGAAATCAAGCGCGGCATCGACAAGGCCGTCGCCGTGGTGGTCGAAGAGCTGCATAAGATGGCCACCGAGACCAGTGAGCGCGGTCAGATCGCGCAGGTCGGCACCATCTCGGCCAACAACGACGACTCCATCGGTAACCTCATTGCTGAGGCCATGGAGAAGGTCGGCAAAGAAGGCGTCATCACCGTCGAAGAGGCCAAAGGCCTGGAAGACGAGCTGGAGTTCGTCGAGGGGATGCAGTTCGACCGCGGCTACCTCTCGCCCTACTTCGTAACCGACGCCGAGCGTATGGAAGCGACCTTCGACAACCCCTTCATCCTGCTCTTCGACAAGAAGGTCAGCTCGATGAAGGACCTTCTGCCCCTGCTGGAGCAGGTCCACGGTCAGGGCAATCGCCCGCTCTTGATCATCGCCGAAGACATCGACGGTGAAGCGCTGGCGACCCTGGTGGTCAACAAGCTGCGTGGCGTACTCAACGTGGCCGCGGTTAAGGCGCCGGGCTTCGGCGACCGCCGCAAGGCCATGCTTGAAGACATCGCCATCCTCACCGGTGGCAACGTCATCAGTGAAGAGCGCGGCATGAAGCTCGAAGCCGCCACCCTTCAGGACCTGGGCACCGCCGGCACCGTGACCATCACCAAGGACTCCACCACCATCGTCGGTGGTCAGGGCACCAAGGATGCAATCACCGGCCGCGTCAACCAGATTAAGGCTCAGATCGAGTCCACCACCAGCGACTACGACCGCGAGAAGCTCCAGGAGCGCCTGGCCAAGCTCGTCGGTGGTGTGGCCGTGATCAAGGTCGGCGCCCAGACCGAGATCGAGATGAAGGAGAAGAAGGCCCGCGTTGAAGACGCCCTCAACGCCACCCGCGCTGCCGTCGAAGAAGGCATCGTCCCCGGTGGTGGTGTGGCCGTGCTGCGCGCCTCCAAGGTGCTCGACGGCCTTGAGCTTGAGCGTGAGCAGGCCTTCGGTGTCGACATCGTGCGCCGCGCCGCTCAGGAGCCCATCCGCCAGATCTCGGCCAACGCCGGTGTGGAAGGCTCCATCGTCATCCAGAACGTGCTCAGCAAGGATGGCAACTACGGCTATAACGCCCGCACCGACGTGTACGAAGACCTCGTCCAGGCCGGCGTCATCGACCCGGTGAAGGTGACCCGTACGGCGCTTCAGAATGCGGCCAGCATTGCCGGTCTGATGCTGACCACCGAGGCGATGATCGCCGAGAAGCCCAAGGCTGGCGACGACGACGCCGGTGCTGCTGGTATGGGCGGCATGGGTGGTATGGGCGGCATGGGTGGCATGGGCATGATGTAA